Proteins from a single region of Mytilus trossulus isolate FHL-02 chromosome 2, PNRI_Mtr1.1.1.hap1, whole genome shotgun sequence:
- the LOC134705296 gene encoding prostaglandin G/H synthase 2-like has product MDTKHGFLFLCLLALAGAGNLCCSYPCQHGGVCLTEGFDKYICDCTATEFYGRHCETPILSRRIKLWLKPRPSTMHNLLTNYEWVWNIVNNIPFLRNFIMKNIILMRAGLIDSPPQFDNEHTYITLDANFNHSFYTRTLPPVPADCPTPMGVAGRKDLPDLDVLAEKLLFREKFKPDRRGTSLLFPFMAQHFTHMFIKTDMKRGPQFQWGGHGLDVSHIYGKDKHDEDLLRSFVDGKFKLQTINNEEWPLHNKDVNMTLNFFGFAPAMENNSFALGHSFFNNFPGLFMFSTIWMREHNRICDIMKKEHPEWDDERLYQTGKLIVLGETMKIVTEEYIQHLSNYHFQILYKPELLFDVPFQYQNRIALEFNHLYHWHPLIPDDFSFGGTNYTLNNLLGNPALVIKHGMSSFVDSLSKQIAGRFTVRNHPHFGVKVAKNVIKHGRKLRLQSYNNYRKRFNLQPFQSFEQLTGNKKLAKELETLYGDIDGVEFYVGLLSEKLRPKALFSETMMELGSPFSLKGLMSNPLSSPKYWKSSTFGGVVGFDLVKSATLKKLFCQNIKGDCPEVTFRVPGFVESQGETEDERFRNCPEHGEL; this is encoded by the exons atggACACCAAACATGGATTTCTATTCCTTTGCTTGCTAGCGCTCGCGGGTGCAG GAAATTTATGTTGTTCCTATCCGTGTCAGCATGGAGGAGTTTGTCTAACGGAGGGATTTGACAAGTATATATGTGACTGTACTGCCACGGAGTTTTATGGACGACATTGCGAAACTC CTATTTTGTCTAGGCGCATCAAATTATGGTTGAAGCCAAGACCATCAACAATGCACAACTTGCTGACTAATTATGAATGGGTGTGGAATATTGTTAACAATATACCTTTCTTGagaaattttataatgaagaaTATTATCCTAA TGAGAGCTGGGTTGATTGATAGCCCTCCACAATTCGACAACGAACACACTTACATTACTCTTGATGCAAACTTCAATCATTCCTTTTACACGAGGACATTGCCACCCGTTCCAGCAGACTGCCCAACACCAATGGGTGTTGCTGGAAGAAAAGATTTACCAGATTTAGATGTTTTGGCAGAAAAACTGCTTTTTCGGGAGAAGTTCAAACCAGATCGAAGAGGAACCagtcttttatttccttttatgGCACAGCACTTTACCcatatgtttataaaaactGACATGAAGCGAGGACCACAGTTTCAATGGGGAGGACATGGA CTAGATGTGTCTCATATTTATGGAAAGGACAAACATGATGAAGATTTGTTGAGATCGTTTGTAGATGGCAAGTTCAAACTTCAG aCTATCAACAATGAAGAGTGGCCACTTCACAACAAGGATGTAAATATGACGCTGAACTTCTTCGGCTTTGCGCCTGCTATGGAAAATAATAGTTTTGCCCTGGGTCACTCGTTCTTTAACAACTTTCCTGGGCTTTTTATGTTCTCTACTATATGGATGAGAGAACATAATCGGATTTGTGACATAATGAAAAAAGAACATCCAGAATGGGACGACGAACGTCTCTATCAGACAGGGAAACTTATTGTCTTAG GAGAGACAATGAAAATTGTCACAGAAGAATATATCCAGCATTTGAGTAACtaccattttcaaattttatataagcCAGAACTTTTGTTTGATGTACCGTTTCAATACCAGAATCGAATTGCTCTTGAATTCAATCACTTATATCACTGGCATCCATTAATACCTGATGATTTCAGTTTTGGAGGAACAAATTACACTTTAAACAATCTCCTTGGTAATCCAGCATTGGTTATAAAACATGGAATGTCCTCGTTTGTTGATTCCCTGTCCAAGCAGATTGCTGGTAGA ttCACAGTAAGGAACCATCCACATTTTGGTGTAAAAGTTGCGAAGAACGTTATAAAACATGGCCGCAAACTACGTCTACAATCCTATAATAATTATAGGAAAAGATTTAATTTACAACCGTTTCAATCATTTGAACAATTGAcag GCAATAAAAAGTTAGCCAAAGAGTTAGAGACCTTATATGGAGATATCGATGGAGTAGAGTTCTATGTCGGACTACTCAGTGAGAAACTTCGACCCAAAGCATTGTTTAGTGAGACCATGATGGAACTTGGGTCTCCTTTCTCTTTGAAGGGTCTTATGTCTAACCCATTGAGCAGTCCAAAGTATTGGAAATCTTCAACATTCGGTGGTGTTGTTGGGTTTGATTTAGTAAAGTCTGCAACTTTAAAGAAACtcttttgtcaaaatataaaagGCGATTGTCCGGAAGTGACGTTTAGAGTTCCAGGATTTGTAGAAAGCCAAGGAGAAACTGAGGATGAAAGATTTAGAAATTGTCCAGAACATGGAGAACTATGA